One Castanea sativa cultivar Marrone di Chiusa Pesio chromosome 4, ASM4071231v1 DNA window includes the following coding sequences:
- the LOC142630350 gene encoding carbonic anhydrase 2-like encodes MGSLEEAIEGLKKFLSDKDDVAIAQIKKLITGLQERDPNEFDPVKRILEGFQHFKINKFDKHPKLYDKLAEGQWPKFLVFACSDSRVCPSHILDFQPGEAFMVRNIANMVPAFDKLKYSGVGAAIEYAVSVLEVQNILVIGHSRCGGIKRLMTHPEDNSAPFDFIDEWVKIGLPAKVKVQAEFGDLPLEDQCKHCEKQSVKLSLCNLETYPYVQRGLANKKLRLMGGYYDFVHGKFELLEFEPHFHHLFST; translated from the exons ATGGGGTCATTGGAGGAGGCCATTGAAGGATTGAAGAAGTTTCTCAG TGACAAGGATGATGTGGCAATTGCACAAATTAAGAAGTTGATAACTGGATTGCAAGAGAGAGATCCCAATGAATTTGACCCAGTTAAAAGGATTTTAGAAGGGTTTCAACACTTCAAGATCAACAAATTTGA CAAGCATCCTAAATTGTACGATAAACTTGCTGAAGGCCAGTGGCCAAAG TTTTTGGTATTCGCTTGCTCAGACTCCAGGGTGTGTCCCTCTCATATCCTGGACTTTCAACCTGGGGAAGCCTTTATGGTCCGCAACATTGCTAACATGGTTCCTGCATTTGACAAG CTGAAATACTCTGGAGTAGGCGCTGCCATTGAATATGCAGTCTCAGTTCTTGAG gTGCAAAATATCCTGGTCATTGGACACAGTCGATGTGGTGGGATAAAGAGGCTTATGACTCATCCTGAGGACAATTCTGCTCCTTT TGACTTCATAGATGAGTGGGTCAAAATTGGATTACCTGCAAAGGTCAAGGTCCAAGCAGAGTTTGGTGACTTGCCATTGGAGGATCAATGTAAACATTGTGAAAAG CAATCAGTGAAGTTATCACTGTGTAACTTAGAAACTTATCCATATGTTCAAAGGGGGCTGGCAAACAAGAAGCTGAGGTTGATGGGTGGCTACTATGATTTTGTTCATGGAAAATTTGAGCTCTTGGAGTTTGAGCCTCACTTTCACCATCTCTTCTCCACATGA